One Apis cerana isolate GH-2021 linkage group LG15, AcerK_1.0, whole genome shotgun sequence DNA window includes the following coding sequences:
- the LOC107992554 gene encoding unextended protein isoform X2, producing the protein MKLSRCTCRMMAQHVVRSSTPAALLLLIFVTSNLVNVDAFTKLKISNNLSVKSVDVFIKKQSYIRENVSTTSGFLIEVLGTGLENNVSLRWSHTFDNCDSENKLSAVWISPNGSRAIYKFVKVPNFKVTTIYFCLKVVGEIWTNLGSNFTIRFPIQSEKYFRMRRANLLGIVNDDPKNLLTEQIQDVFIEGLRIETSEKDPSYSENGIPEILAGTKTVIRLFGFGFTEDTLITFTDEQAERGTICDKIKSNEFLVKNVRNNTATIDVVLPLGSPFYICVKQPIHEKESRNLLLFKHQGTETWNTIYTYEKFLPLWLSILIILMCLTFSALFSGLNLGLMAMDRTELKILCNTGTEKEKQYARTIQPVRNHGNYLLCSILFSNVLVNSIFTILLDDLTSGLVAVICSTLAIVIFGEISPQAICSRHGLCIGAKTIYITKLTMIITFPLSYPISKLLDFLLGEEIGNVYNRERLKELVKVTTGYNDLEKDEVNIIAGALELRKKTVADVMTKIEDVYMLDYNAILDFETVSEIMKSGFSRIPVYENARTNIVTMLYIKDLAFVDPDDNMPLKTLCQFYQNPCNFIFEDVTLDIMFKQFKEGHKGHMAFVQRVNNEGEGDPFYEVIGLVTLEDVIEELIQAEIMDETDVFTDNKSKRRRQARHKIQDFTVFAEKKENQRIHISPQLTLAMFQYLSTTVDAFKPDTISETILRRLLKQDIIYHIKVKSREKARNDPAAVIYQQGKAVDYFVLILEGRVEVTVGKENMMFESGPFTYFGSQALTVNIGIAESPTNTNPQTVGSIQSINLDSMLRYTFIPDYTVRAVSEVFYVKIKRSLYLAAKRATLLERSQKDSLPGQEQFDDEVEKLLHSLDEDDRSMPESPVLPVEKEKESKKEKEKEKDNVQSPVYSATAPTSPAPVSASPVTHSKFISSYSDHNGKLKNSPTAVISFGQAQPKLDLNTEILARQEANRTISTKKLIDDEERTNLLPKQEDS; encoded by the exons ATGAAGTTGTCACGGTGCACTTGTCGCATGATGGCGCAACATGTTGTTCGCTCAAGCACACCGGCAGctcttttattacttatttttgtgACATCCAATTTAGTAAATGTTGATGcatttacaaaattgaaaatatctaataatttaagtgTCAAATCAGTAGatgtctttattaaaaaacagtcTTACATACGCGAAAATGTATCTACCACCTCAGGTTTTTTGATTGAAGTTCTTGGCACCGGTCttgaaaataatgtttcattaCGTTGGTCACATACATTTGACAATTGCGATTCGGAAAACAAATTAAGTGCAGTTTGGATCTCACCAAATGGTAGTCGCGCGATATATAAGTTTGTCAAGGTTCCTAATTTTAAGGTTACCACAATCTATTTCTGTCTAAAAGTCGTCGGTGAAATATGGACCAATCTTGGAAGCAATTTTACTATCAGATTCCCAATACAATCAGA aaaatattttcgtatgcGTCGTGCGAATTTATTAGGCATTGTCAATGATGATCCCAAAAATCTTTTGACTGAGCAAATCCAAGATGTATTTATTGAAGGATTGAGAATAGAAACATCAGAAAAAGATCCTAGTTATAGTGAAAATGGTATTCCAGAAATACTTGCTGGAACTAAAACAGTTATAAGATTATTTGGTTTTGGATTCACAGAAGATACTTTAATCACTTTCACTGATGAACAAGCAGAAAGAGGCACTatttgtgataaaattaaaagtaatgaaTTTCTA gtaaaaaatgtaagaaacAATACTGCAACTATTGATGTAGTATTACCTCTTGGTTCACCTTTTTACATATGTGTAAAACAACCAATACATGAAAAGGAAAGTCGAAATCTTCTACTGTTTAAACATCAAGGGACAGAAACATGGAATACT atatacacatatgaaaaatttttaccacTTTGGcttagtattttaattatactcaTGTGTCTTACTTTTTCTGCTCTATTTTCTGGTTTAAATTTAGGACTAATGGCAATGGATAGAACTGAATTGAAGATACTTTGTAATACTGGAACAGAGAAG gaAAAACAATATGCAAGAACAATACAACCAGTGAGAAATCatggaaattatttgttatgttcaattttattctctaaTGTTTTagtgaattcaattttcactATTTTATTAGATGATTTAACTTCTGGATTAGTTGCAGTTATTTGTTCTACTTTAGCTATTGTAATTTTTGGTGAAATTTCACCACAA GCTATTTGTAGTAGACATGGATTATGTATTGGagcaaaaacaatttatattacaaaattaactaTGATAATAACATTTCCATTGAGTTATCCTATTAGCAAACTTTTGGATTTCCTTCTTGGAGAAGAAATTGGTAATGTGTATAATCGTGAACGATTAAAGGAACTTGTGAAg GTGACAACAGGATATAATGATTTAGAAAAGGATGAGGTGAACATTATTGCTGGAGCATTagaattacgaaaaaaaactGTTGCAGATGTAATGACAAAAATTGAAGATGTATATATGTTAGATTATAATGctattttagattttgaaaCAGTAtcagaaattatgaaatcag GTTTTTCTCGTATACCAGTATATGAAAATGCAAGAACAAATATTGTTACAATGCTTTATATTAAAGATCTTGCATTTGTTGATCCAGACGATAATATGCCATTAAAAACTTTATGTCAATTTTACCAAAATccatgcaattttatttttgaagatgTTACATTAGATATTatgtttaaacaatttaaagaag GTCATAAAGGTCACATGGCATTTGTTCAAAGAGTTAATAATGAAGGCGAAGGCGATCCATTTTACGAAGTAATAGGATTAGTCACATTAGAAGATGTTATAGAAGAATTGATTCAAGCTGAAATTATGGATGAAACTGATGTTTTTA cGGATAATAAATCCAAGCGTAGAAGACAAGCTAGACACAAAATACAAGATTTTACCGTGTTtgcagagaaaaaagaaaatcaacgaATTCATATATCGCCGCAATTGACGTTGGCTATGTTTCAATACTTATCTACAA CTGTAGATGCTTTTAAACCCGATACTATATCAGAAACTATTTTACGTCGTTTACTTAagcaagatattatttatcacatCAAAGTGAAATCACGTGAGAAAGCAAGAAATGATCCAGCAGCGGTAATTTATCAACAAGGAAAAGCAGTtgattatttcgttttaatcttAGAAGGCCGAGTTGAAGTTACagttggaaaagaaaatatgatgtTTGAAAGTGGACCATTTACTTATTTCGGATCTCAAGCACTGACTGTCAATATTGGAATTg CCGAATCACCTACTAATACAAATCCTCAAACAGTGGGAAGTAtacaatcgataaatttagATTCTATGTTACGATATACATTTATTCCTGATTATACAGTACGTGCAGTATCAGAAGTATTttacgttaaaattaaaagatcatTATATCTAGCTGCAAAACGAGCAACACTTCTCGAAAGAAGTCAAAAAGATTCATTACCTGGTCAAGAACAATTTGATGACGAAGTAGAAAAA TTATTGCATTCTTTGGATGAAGACGATCGTAGTATGCCAGAATCTCCAGTATTACctgttgaaaaagaaaaagaaagtaaaaaggaaaaagaaaaagaaaaagataatgtaCAATCTCCTGTTTATAGTGCAACTGCTCCAACTTCACCTGCTCCAGTCAGTGCTAGTCCAGTTACACATTCGAAATTCATCTCATCATATAGTGATCATAAtggaaaacttaaaaattcacCT aCAGCAGTAATTAGTTTTGGTCAAGCACAACCTAAGTTAGATTTAAATACAGAAATTCTTGCTCGTCAAGAAGCAAATAGAACTatatctacaaaaaaattaattgatgatGAAGAAAGAACGAATCTCCTGCCTAAACAAGAAGACTCTTAA
- the LOC107992554 gene encoding unextended protein isoform X1 codes for MKLSRCTCRMMAQHVVRSSTPAALLLLIFVTSNLVNVDAFTKLKISNNLSVKSVDVFIKKQSYIRENVSTTSGFLIEVLGTGLENNVSLRWSHTFDNCDSENKLSAVWISPNGSRAIYKFVKVPNFKVTTIYFCLKVVGEIWTNLGSNFTIRFPIQSEKYFRMRRANLLGIVNDDPKNLLTEQIQDVFIEGLRIETSEKDPSYSENGIPEILAGTKTVIRLFGFGFTEDTLITFTDEQAERGTICDKIKSNEFLVKNVRNNTATIDVVLPLGSPFYICVKQPIHEKESRNLLLFKHQGTETWNTIYTYEKFLPLWLSILIILMCLTFSALFSGLNLGLMAMDRTELKILCNTGTEKEKQYARTIQPVRNHGNYLLCSILFSNVLVNSIFTILLDDLTSGLVAVICSTLAIVIFGEISPQAICSRHGLCIGAKTIYITKLTMIITFPLSYPISKLLDFLLGEEIGNVYNRERLKELVKVTTGYNDLEKDEVNIIAGALELRKKTVADVMTKIEDVYMLDYNAILDFETVSEIMKSGFSRIPVYENARTNIVTMLYIKDLAFVDPDDNMPLKTLCQFYQNPCNFIFEDVTLDIMFKQFKEGHKGHMAFVQRVNNEGEGDPFYEVIGLVTLEDVIEELIQAEIMDETDVFTDNKSKRRRQARHKIQDFTVFAEKKENQRIHISPQLTLAMFQYLSTTVDAFKPDTISETILRRLLKQDIIYHIKVKSREKARNDPAAVIYQQGKAVDYFVLILEGRVEVTVGKENMMFESGPFTYFGSQALTVNIGIAESPTNTNPQTVGSIQSINLDSMLRYTFIPDYTVRAVSEVFYVKIKRSLYLAAKRATLLERSQKDSLPGQEQFDDEVEKLLHSLDEDDRSMPESPVLPVEKEKESKKEKEKEKDNVQSPVYSATAPTSPAPVSASPVTHSKFISSYSDHNGKLKNSPVKTAVISFGQAQPKLDLNTEILARQEANRTISTKKLIDDEERTNLLPKQEDS; via the exons ATGAAGTTGTCACGGTGCACTTGTCGCATGATGGCGCAACATGTTGTTCGCTCAAGCACACCGGCAGctcttttattacttatttttgtgACATCCAATTTAGTAAATGTTGATGcatttacaaaattgaaaatatctaataatttaagtgTCAAATCAGTAGatgtctttattaaaaaacagtcTTACATACGCGAAAATGTATCTACCACCTCAGGTTTTTTGATTGAAGTTCTTGGCACCGGTCttgaaaataatgtttcattaCGTTGGTCACATACATTTGACAATTGCGATTCGGAAAACAAATTAAGTGCAGTTTGGATCTCACCAAATGGTAGTCGCGCGATATATAAGTTTGTCAAGGTTCCTAATTTTAAGGTTACCACAATCTATTTCTGTCTAAAAGTCGTCGGTGAAATATGGACCAATCTTGGAAGCAATTTTACTATCAGATTCCCAATACAATCAGA aaaatattttcgtatgcGTCGTGCGAATTTATTAGGCATTGTCAATGATGATCCCAAAAATCTTTTGACTGAGCAAATCCAAGATGTATTTATTGAAGGATTGAGAATAGAAACATCAGAAAAAGATCCTAGTTATAGTGAAAATGGTATTCCAGAAATACTTGCTGGAACTAAAACAGTTATAAGATTATTTGGTTTTGGATTCACAGAAGATACTTTAATCACTTTCACTGATGAACAAGCAGAAAGAGGCACTatttgtgataaaattaaaagtaatgaaTTTCTA gtaaaaaatgtaagaaacAATACTGCAACTATTGATGTAGTATTACCTCTTGGTTCACCTTTTTACATATGTGTAAAACAACCAATACATGAAAAGGAAAGTCGAAATCTTCTACTGTTTAAACATCAAGGGACAGAAACATGGAATACT atatacacatatgaaaaatttttaccacTTTGGcttagtattttaattatactcaTGTGTCTTACTTTTTCTGCTCTATTTTCTGGTTTAAATTTAGGACTAATGGCAATGGATAGAACTGAATTGAAGATACTTTGTAATACTGGAACAGAGAAG gaAAAACAATATGCAAGAACAATACAACCAGTGAGAAATCatggaaattatttgttatgttcaattttattctctaaTGTTTTagtgaattcaattttcactATTTTATTAGATGATTTAACTTCTGGATTAGTTGCAGTTATTTGTTCTACTTTAGCTATTGTAATTTTTGGTGAAATTTCACCACAA GCTATTTGTAGTAGACATGGATTATGTATTGGagcaaaaacaatttatattacaaaattaactaTGATAATAACATTTCCATTGAGTTATCCTATTAGCAAACTTTTGGATTTCCTTCTTGGAGAAGAAATTGGTAATGTGTATAATCGTGAACGATTAAAGGAACTTGTGAAg GTGACAACAGGATATAATGATTTAGAAAAGGATGAGGTGAACATTATTGCTGGAGCATTagaattacgaaaaaaaactGTTGCAGATGTAATGACAAAAATTGAAGATGTATATATGTTAGATTATAATGctattttagattttgaaaCAGTAtcagaaattatgaaatcag GTTTTTCTCGTATACCAGTATATGAAAATGCAAGAACAAATATTGTTACAATGCTTTATATTAAAGATCTTGCATTTGTTGATCCAGACGATAATATGCCATTAAAAACTTTATGTCAATTTTACCAAAATccatgcaattttatttttgaagatgTTACATTAGATATTatgtttaaacaatttaaagaag GTCATAAAGGTCACATGGCATTTGTTCAAAGAGTTAATAATGAAGGCGAAGGCGATCCATTTTACGAAGTAATAGGATTAGTCACATTAGAAGATGTTATAGAAGAATTGATTCAAGCTGAAATTATGGATGAAACTGATGTTTTTA cGGATAATAAATCCAAGCGTAGAAGACAAGCTAGACACAAAATACAAGATTTTACCGTGTTtgcagagaaaaaagaaaatcaacgaATTCATATATCGCCGCAATTGACGTTGGCTATGTTTCAATACTTATCTACAA CTGTAGATGCTTTTAAACCCGATACTATATCAGAAACTATTTTACGTCGTTTACTTAagcaagatattatttatcacatCAAAGTGAAATCACGTGAGAAAGCAAGAAATGATCCAGCAGCGGTAATTTATCAACAAGGAAAAGCAGTtgattatttcgttttaatcttAGAAGGCCGAGTTGAAGTTACagttggaaaagaaaatatgatgtTTGAAAGTGGACCATTTACTTATTTCGGATCTCAAGCACTGACTGTCAATATTGGAATTg CCGAATCACCTACTAATACAAATCCTCAAACAGTGGGAAGTAtacaatcgataaatttagATTCTATGTTACGATATACATTTATTCCTGATTATACAGTACGTGCAGTATCAGAAGTATTttacgttaaaattaaaagatcatTATATCTAGCTGCAAAACGAGCAACACTTCTCGAAAGAAGTCAAAAAGATTCATTACCTGGTCAAGAACAATTTGATGACGAAGTAGAAAAA TTATTGCATTCTTTGGATGAAGACGATCGTAGTATGCCAGAATCTCCAGTATTACctgttgaaaaagaaaaagaaagtaaaaaggaaaaagaaaaagaaaaagataatgtaCAATCTCCTGTTTATAGTGCAACTGCTCCAACTTCACCTGCTCCAGTCAGTGCTAGTCCAGTTACACATTCGAAATTCATCTCATCATATAGTGATCATAAtggaaaacttaaaaattcacCTGTAAAg aCAGCAGTAATTAGTTTTGGTCAAGCACAACCTAAGTTAGATTTAAATACAGAAATTCTTGCTCGTCAAGAAGCAAATAGAACTatatctacaaaaaaattaattgatgatGAAGAAAGAACGAATCTCCTGCCTAAACAAGAAGACTCTTAA
- the LOC108000418 gene encoding uncharacterized protein LOC108000418, with translation MPAKYPSVQQMIVNVIKRFKFEDLESSVMPIFPELSWTDVRSKLVKNHKNFTSVNVAQIVKIVITEAKLQKKILRDRLSILQLIDISWHSNKKVWYGYTLIGPTKVTNCIINREVQNIMQDHFDSLDMKINVKINAHNGIIYVSLTESKTKKGKIQYAIPIFFALFVGQRYFFSTKKQISSEILEAIVKSLGYTDSRRFKLMGRDLKSLSELCWKKKEGTINSENINKILIFKDGSPDKKETGIDFTQQKQRKKYAEACFGDNPPILEVLVVNGHSIPLSHKDILAKLPNENIGATWEFRSHNIVACLTKLIERRILITPVPYYISNLLTLGKNELILKND, from the exons atgccGG caaaATATCCATCTGTTCAACAAATGAtagttaatgttattaaaagatttaaatttgaagatttaGAATCATCTGTAATGCCAATTTTTCCAGAATTATCATGGACTGATGTAAGATCAAAATTggttaaaaatcataaaaattttacatcagTTAATGTAGcacaaattgttaaaatagttATTACT gaAGCTAAACttcagaagaaaattttaagagatcgattatcaatattacaattaattg atataaGTTGgcatagtaataaaaaagtttggtATGGTTACACATTAATAGGACCTACAAAAGTtacaaattgtattataaatagagaagttcaaaatattatgcaaGATCATTTTGATTCAttagatatgaaaattaatgtaaaaataaatgcacATAATGGCATTATATATGTTTCCTTAACTGAAAGTAAAAccaagaaaggaaaaattcaatatgcaattccaattttttttgctttatttgtgggtcaaagatattttttttctaccaaaaaacaaatttcatctGAGATTTTAGAAGCAATAGTAAAAAGTTTGGGTTATACAGATTCtagaagatttaaattaatgggTAGAGATCTTAAATCATTAAGTGAATtatgttggaaaaaaaaagaaggaacaataaattctgaaaatattaataaaatattaatatttaaagatggtTCTCCTGATAAAAA agAAACAGGTATAGATTTTACTCAACAAAAACAGCGGAAAAAATATGCAGAAGCGTGTTTTGGTGATAATCCTCCTATTTTAGAAGTTCTTGTTGTAAATGGACATAGTATACCTTTATCACATAAAGATATATTGGCAAAATTaccaaatgaaaatataggTGCAAC atgGGAATTTCGTAGTCATAACATTGTTGCatgtttaacaaaattaatagaacGACGTATACTTATTACACCTGTaccttattatatatcaaatttattgacattaggaaaaaatgaattaattcttaaaaatgattga
- the LOC108000395 gene encoding histone-lysine N-trimethyltransferase SMYD5 — protein MSSNDFQVRLINNEKGKGLFAIRSFKDGDTILEEKPIICCQFAWNLDYGYLACDNCLTPLETAEENVHRLTGNSTIILPHAECCETKKELITECSECGTKYCSIECQNDAYLRYHSTICLQSREKDESHPLVQLNETWKQMHYPPETASIMLLVKMVALVNQANNKEDILSIFSQFCHRTVNDTHEIAHKLLGEKFVGQIDVLRQMMQKTINTEFIEHWFTPEGFKSLLALVGTNGQGIGTSAFSRWVKNVSALELPREERIQVDKLIDRIYDDMEEAVASFLNNEGSGLYILQSSVNHSCVPNAIVEFPYSNNVLVLKAIRDIHPEEEICISYLDECCLERSRHSRQKALNSLYLFQCYCNKCLSQANDLDLTSEDEIDDNDDMSS, from the exons aTGAGCTCCAATGACTTTCAGGtcagattaattaataatgaaaag GGTAAAGGTCTTTTTGCTATTCGTTCATTTAAAGATGGAGATACAATATTGGAAGAAAAACCTATAATTTGTTGTCAATTTGCATGGAATTTAGACTATGGATATTTAGCTTGTGATAATTGTTTAACACCTTTAGAAACTGCCGAAGAAAATGTACATAGATTAACTGGaaattcaacaattattttaccTCATGCTGAATGTtgtgaaacaaaaaaagaattaattacagAATGTTCTGAATGTGGTACAAAATATTGTAGTATTGAATGTCAAAATGATGCTTATTTAAG atatcacAGCACAATATGTTTACAATCAAGAGAAAAAGATGAGTCTCATCCTTTAGttcaattaaatgaaacatgGAAACAAATGCATTATCCACCAGAAACAGCATCAATAATGTTGTTAGTTAAAATGGTAGCACTAGTTAATCAAGCCAATAATAAAGAggatattctttcaattttttcacaattttgtcATCGTACAGTTAATGATACACATGAAATTGCACATAAACTATtaggagaaaaatttgttggTCAGATTGATGTACTTAGGCAAATGATGCAGAAAACTATAAATACAGAATTTATAGAACAT TGGTTTACACCAGAAGGTTTTAAAAGTCTATTAGCTCTAGTAGGTACAAATGGTCAAGGAATTGGAACTAGTGCATTTAGTCGTTGGGTTAAAAATGTATCTGCTTTAGAATTAccaagagaagaaagaattcaagttgataaattaatagatcgaATTTATGATGATATGGAAGAAG cggtagcttcttttttaaataatgaaggtTCTGGACTTTATATTCTTCAATCATCAGTTAATCATAGTTGTGTACCAAATGCAATTGTAGAATTTCCTTATTCTAATAATGTATTAGTTTTAAAAGCTATACGTGATATACATCCTGAAGAGGAAATATGTATAAGTTATCTTGATGAATGTTGTCTAGAAAGAAGTAGACATTCTCGACAAAAAGCATTAAattctttgtatttatttcagtgctattgtaataaatgtttatcacAGGCTAATGATCTAGACTTAACATCAGAAGATGAAAtagatgataatgatgatatgTCTAgctga